In Prionailurus viverrinus isolate Anna chromosome D1, UM_Priviv_1.0, whole genome shotgun sequence, the DNA window tgcgtcctttctcttttctttttgataggtttggctaggggtttatcaattttattaattctttcaaagaaccatctcttagtttcattgatctgttgtagtgtggttttgtttgtttctatattatttattactgttttaatatttattatttaccttcgactggctttaggctttatttgaggttccttttctagctccttttggtggaagattaggttgtgtatttgagactttgcttgcttcttgatgtaggtcTATATTGctacatacttccctcttaggactgcatttactgcatcccaaagtgtttggactgtcatgttttcattttcatttgcttccttgTATTTTAgatctcttctttaatttcctggttaacccattaattccttagtaggatgttctttaacctacATGTATTTGTGGTTCTTTCTGatatttttcctgtggttgacttcaagtttcatggagttgtggtctgaaaataagcacggtatgatctcaatctttttgttcttgttgaggcctgatttgtgaccagtatgtgatctgttctggagaatgttccatgtgcactagaaaaTAATGTGTACTttgctgctttagggtgaaatgttctgtatatatctgttaagtctgtcTTGTCCAgtgtgacctcagccgaagttaggtgcttaactgattgagccacccaggtgccccatcccattcagtactttgaatatatcatgccaatCCCTTCttgcctgccaggtttctgtggagagCTCTGCTGTGAACCTGGTTTGTCTTCCTTtataggttagggacttttttcccctacTGCTTTCAGgcttctttccttgtctgtgtattttgtaaaatttagcacaatatgtcttggtgttggccagCTTTTGTCGATTTTTATGAGACTTTTCTGTGCCTCCaagattttgatgtctgtttccttccccagattagggaaattttcagctataatttgctaaaataaactttttgctccccttttcctctcttttttggGGACTCCTATGATACTTATGTTATTATGCTTCATGTAGTCACagagttctctaagtctacatttgtgatctgatactttcctttccctcttctttcagCTTTAGTATTTCccctaattttatcttctttatcacttattcattcctctgcttcttccaaccTTGTTGTCATTACATCCTatcagttttgcatctcagttatggtattttaaaatttttgcctgactagtttttagttcttttatctctgcagtaagggactCTGTAGTGTCTTATATGcctttctcaagcccagctagtatctttaagattgttgttttaaattctggttcaggcataTTACATACATGttttgattaaatcactggctgtgacctcttcttgttcttcttttggagtgaattcctccatcttattttttctaggtcactgtgtgtgtgtgtgtgtgtgtgtgtgtgtgtgtgtgtgtgtgtgttaggaaagcctgttttatttccttctcctgaGAGTAACGGCTATGTTAAGAAGAGGTCctatactgtccagggcctgatgcttcaggaagtgtttcagAGTGTGTactctgcttttgtgttttggctgctcttacCCTCAGTTgatcctctgcagagtttctccttgcctgcagtggggtgTTTGGACTTTGTCCAGTGTGTGTCATTTTAACTAGTTATGCTTTGGTCTCATTGTTAAAATAAGTCTGATCCTATATgcactagagctgaagcttttcAGCACTCTATGAACAATAGACTTGGTGTGTGCAAGGGTTTATGCTGGTCGTCTAGGGTAGGAGCCTGCTGCACTGGTTCTCAGGCACACTTGCCCTAGTCCAGAAGCATCTGCAGAGCACAGGGTGCAGGGCATGGTATAAATGGCTCCAGCCTCCACTGGGGTGCTGTGTTGCTCATGGAAGTCTGTCAGCAGTGCtgatgggagaggggaaaatattaTTTCCCTGGCTTTCTCATTCCTGGAGAGGAGCATTCATGCCTGctgctgttcaggaagccctcacagaagagtgaAGAATCTCCCCTTTGTGTTCCTGGCTTCTATTAGATCCCTGCCTTCATCCTGTGTCCAAGCCAGTTCTGTGTTATACCTCAGGTGCATGGCtaggtttcaaaactccaaattttggGGACTGGCGCATTGTGAACTCACACTGATCATCTGGGGGAGGGTCTTACCATGCTGTGGCTGGTGCTAgtttgtcccagaaaagcagttgCACAATCACACAAGGGCTCAGACTACATGGTAAAGCACCGAAAGAAGCCAGCACCAAGGTTTGCTACTCTCATCTGATGTCTCTGCTCCTATGTTAATGAACAGGGCAGCACATTGGTGCCTGCCAGCATTTTTGCCTCCTGAGAGGCTGTGCCACATCTCCCAAATGCATTCCAAGAGGGGAACTGTCTTTTCCAGTGCAACCCAAAGGATCTCAAACCACACTGTCCACTCCGGGGCCTCTGGCTCCTTCCCCATAGGAGTACCACTATTGCTGCCAGGCTTTACCTGGGGGTGGTGCAGACtcctaaaacttcagactttgagcTTCCCTGCTTGCAAAAACTTGTGATAATCAGCCTCTCTACTTTTCctagtcaatggttttgggggaaTGTTTCTCTTGTGCAATTTCTTgtgtgtcaccttctctctctctctctctctctctctctctctctttctcctctctccaagatcaaggctccctcccctctgcagcacccacAGTTCTTTTCTCCCCAGTCATATCTCCACAACTTTTATCTTCCACAGTGTGGCTTATTTTCTCCCTCTGgttcttcagtttgttctctcagcaTTCAGATAAATTTCTTGGGTGTTTGGAGTGATTTGGCATTTatatagctgtgtttgagggacaagacAAGCATAGGACCCCCTActgctccaccatcttaactccttttCTGTATGTcccagcattttcttttctatttgaacttttattttgttaaaaaaaactcagaaaaattgcaaaagcattacattaaacacacacatactcttCACCTCTATTCACCAATTAGAGTTTGCcatattttctgtatatagtcTTTTAAATTCTTATGTAGGCTACAGACATTATGACaatttattccaaatattttagcATGTATCATGGAAGTATAGGGATATTCTCTTATATAACCATAGTATAAtgataaaattcataaaacttaATATTTCTCTACTACTAGTAACTAATACACTGACCATGTACAATTTTTGCCAATTATGGCAATAGTATcctttatggaatttttttttctgatccagTATCCAATCCTGAACCTCAGATTGCTTTTAGATGTTGTGTTTTTTAGATTCATTTTCTCTGGAACACTTCTTccaccttccttcttctttcatgATATTTAGCATTTTTACATGTACATGTCAGTTGTATTATAGAATGTCCTTTAATTTTGGCTCTTGTATTCTTTTCTgaggtatttaattttttcctattgaCCATATTcatgttataaattttatttttttcaggttatGCATTTTAGATGGtaatatattaacattattatttcttcattggTGAATCACATCCAGAGACCCATGATAGGTCCTACGGTTGATGATATTAAATTTTGTTCACCTGGTTAAGGAGGCACTTTAAAAAACTCATATGTTGTATTTGAAATCTCCAAAGCCATATGAAATATCcaaattttagagattttttaaaagatacccTTAGGAGTTGTGATGTCCTAAGTACAAAAGAATACAAGCATCCCTCAGTGGTTCCCTTCAGATCCAAAAAGTTCTACAAGTTTATAGTTTTGCATCTGAAAACACTAAACCCAATTAGTTCTCAAGGAACTTTGAGGAATGCCAGATTGTAGATATGACTGATCATGGAGTGGTGTGAAGGACCTTCAAGACAAGGGACTGGGAAGCTGAGCTGGTGCTGAGCAGTGTAGATGGAGAATGTGGCCTTGAATTGAGGCCATGGAAGACAGTAAAGATGTTACTCTGAATACAAAAGATCCTTCAGGTCACATTTCCAACTCATAGCACTGAAAGATCTTGTTTTTCCATGGCACAATTCTCAACAGCTGAAgatattattttgctttattaaaaattaatctatGCTATTTTCTAGTGACCACGTTTTATGAAGAAGTAGTGAAAGTGTAGTTTGATGTCTGCCTAATGCACTCTTTAATGACAACGTTTATAGAAGCTTTAAGAATTTGTAATGAAGTAATATTATCAATCAATTAAAGCACAATGTAAATTATAATCACAAAAGTAAAATGATATGCCTAAGTAGTGTGCAATATGAATTTTCATCTATTGTCCTAAGACATAAAATATGTTCAATTATTTCTCTAAACCAATGGTTTTCAAAGCCCGATTCATGGACCAATGCCAGTATCAGGATCACTTGGAAAGGTGTTAGAAATTTAAATTCTGGGGCTCTACCCcaaatctactgaatcagaaacttagGAGATAGGCCTCacagtctgtgttttaacaggTCTGACAGTTAAATCACAGtctgtgattctgatgcaggctcAAATTTGAGAATCCTTCCTCTAGACCACTGGCTCTCAGTCATAGGTGACTTTGCCTTTAAGGCACATTTATCAATATCTgcagacatttttagttgtcataACTGGGACAgcaggtgctactggcatctagtggatggATGCCAGGGGTGCTACTAAGTATTCTAAAAATGCACAAGACAGCCCTcaccccacaacaaagaattgtccAGCCTAAAATGTCCAttgtgccaaggttgagaaaccctaaCTCGCCAAGAAATTAAACCTCAGTCAGTTTCTGAGGGTTGGAGGGACTTCATTCTCAATCTGTAGCCTAATGCCAGGCTTAGGTGGACCAGAAGGAAACAGGTTCTTAATCCAGGTGATTACCTTCATTCCAGTGTTCTCTTTGCTATTTCTTTTGAACTGTTGGGGCAAGGACCCCTCCCAGCTCACCTGTCATCACCAGGAAGAATATCCCTCCACACTCCCAACTAGACTCTCCCATGAGACAATTATCAGAACTTCACAGAATCCAGGCATCCTGAAATAACGTGCCCAGGGCAAGTGGGGGCAATGGGTAACCATGCCCTCCCCatcaccttctgtctctctcaattaATATCCACTCCCTAGGTCTTGGCACTCCTACTTCTATCTCTCCATAAACTCACCCATGCGCTCTCCATTATGAATCACTTTGTTTCAACCTATACAGTGAAACACAGAATCTTTTTATTGTCTGGGGTTTCAGGTGGGTTTAGGAAGGTCTGCTTTTAGAAACAATATTGAgccagggcacctgtgtggctcagttggttaagcatccaactttggctcaggtcatgatctcacagtttgtgggtttgagccccggcattgggcttggtgctgacatctcagggcttggatcctgcttcggattctaggtctctctctctgcccctccccacttgtgctctgtctgtctgtctctctcaagaacaaacaaacatgaaaaaaatttttagaaacaatATTGAACCATTTTCCCTGGTGTgagtgtgaggaggggacagACAGGCTAATATTAAGTCTTTGTCTTATTAACCCTCTCTGCTATATCATGTGTATCACATTTAACTTAATTTCTCCTATGTACTTGTATATATTTAGTGTACCTCTAAAGCAGTAATCAGAGGAAAAGATAATCTCTACAGACCTAATGAGCAGAATATGCTTGCTGAGTACTAAGGAAAAGGCCatagaaagaaagaggaataagTTTTAATGCCCAGAAAATAGTACCCTTTCCTGGAAGATTTGGCAGGGCTCTACCAATCTGTATACTAGGAGTTCTAGGAGAAGCTATTTGGGGCACCAGGTAGCTGATGAAGGAGCATCACAGAGATCCCAGAAGTGTGGGAGGCTAAATTATGTGGGGCCCACTGAAGGAGTACCTGGGCTGCTTCATAGTGATAAATCTAAAGGAATCCCATCTGCAGTTCGAGTGCAGGGACTGGGGTGGTCTTGCTGACCAATCACACTGCTTCCCTGGAGCCCAAACAGTGCCATTCCTTTACTGATGATTACAATTATAACttattctttctgtcttcccaggCCTATCTGACATGGTCTTCTGTGCAGGGCTGCTTCACAGGGGCACACAGTGCCACTGGTTCCAGCCACAGGGTATGGTGATATGATCAAGTTTCTTACAAACTTTCTGCATAGTTTTGTTACTCTTGTCAACGTGAGAATATATGGGGAAGCCAAGTTTGTTTAGATAGTGACTATGGGAATAGATGACTTGGGTGATAAGGCCGTGGGCCCGGTACTCAGGCAGGGTACCCGCCATCCGTAACTCTCCTGTCTGGTCCATCAGGTTCCAGGATACAGGCGTCCTCTCAGGCCCCAGCAGGCAGAGGGTGGGGAAGTTCTGGATACAGCGCTCGATGAATCTCTGGCTCCTCTCATTGCCGCCAAAATGCCAGAATTTATTCACCAAGGCAGCGTGGGTAACATCCAGGGAGGAGGGTTTAAACATCTCTTGGCAGCTATGGAGGAAAAGCAAAGTCTGTGAGTATGgaggtttttatttgttcttccctCTActgttttgagaggcagagtagGTAGAGGAAATAAGAAACACAAAGCCCTGGAGTGTAGGTGAGTTTGTGATGACAAAGGGATGGAAAAGTCCACTGTTGTTGGAATGAGTGAGCAGGAAGAACCGGATAGGTCGAATAAGCTGGCAGAAATCAGATATAttccagatgagaaaagaaatggtGGAGTATTTTAAGCAAAGGAGGAATATGGTATGAATTACATCTTAAGAAAAGATTACTCTGACTGTTTTGAAGAATATTGACTGCAGATGGGCCAGAGTGGAAGCAGAGTGGGAAAATGGGAGGCTGTCTCAGTACTGAGAGCAGTAAGTGATGCAGAGTGATTTGTATCAAACTCACATGGCCTTGGGTTTGCCCCTGTTGGGTGATAAGTTCTTTCCCTCCAGCAGGGAAGGAACTAGTTTCTTTATCGTCTCAGCTGTCATATAGAGAATGCAATGTGTTTGCTTGACTTGGAAGGATTTAGTAGCTGCAAGATTTTGTATCACCTCATTCAGGCTGGGCTGTGAACCTAGATGGGATTATGAGGAGAGACAATGATTTAATAAGTACATGCTGTGGAGAAGCTCCCCATTGGAGTAGGAAGTGTCTGGGACTTACAGTCAGAGAACCTAGGTTCTGGGCTCAGTGCTGCTGCTGTGTAACCAGAGTCAAGTAGTCAGGATTTGTGCAATTTTCCCTGTTTTATGTAAGGGAAAACATGCCCAGAAATTCATTAAGCCATTGGTGGCAAAGCGAGACTGGAACCAGGTTTTCTGGGCTACATAATCATGTAGTTTTGATAATTAAAggagagaagtttttttttaaaaagtagtagcCAATATCCATTGTGTACTTACTATGTTCCCAGTGTAGTAGATTGTTGCAGTAATGGCCTATATTTGCCCACATCTCCTTGTATCCATTCCTTGGCATAGTCCTTGCCTGCATTGCATCTGACCTTGGCCATATGATTTGctttggcaatgaggaagaatgaactTGATGCAGAGAGAAGCTTAAAAGTGCTTGCACATCGGGGTTTGCCCTCTCCTTGTGATCTCAATTACTTTGAAACCAATACCATACAAATAGCCTAGGCTAGCCTGCTGAGGTCAGGTGCTCCTATCATTCCATCACCATGGCAGCCAATGCTGACAGCCAGAACCATCATTCAGACATGTGACTGAGGCCATGTTAGAGCAATCAGGCCATAGTCCACCCATCAACTGATGGCAATTGCATGAGTAAGCCCAAGAGACACCAGCAGAACTGCCTTGCAAAGCCTAATACAAACTGTAGATTCACAGAATTATGCATCAAAAGTCAACTACACATCCAGGTATTATAGTAAGAAATCCCTATTCaagatttcatttaatcttttcaatgCCCCTGTGTTTTAggaactattattatcctcatttatgTATATGAAAGTCATGGTCTCCAAGAGGATAAGTCATGTGGCTAGGATCACATAGCAAGTAACAGGCAGATGCCATCCTAGGGAGTCTGACTCGGGGCGGGGGGCATATCCACACCATGACAGTTGTCCTTTATGGTCTGGGAGGTGCTTTATGGCACAAGTCATCATTCTCATTCCAGGAATGGAAGACCTTGGGTGAAGCCCTCCTTTGGTACCCAGTTACCCTAAGGGATCCTGCATATGTCTACAAAATATGCCATAAATCATTGGCTATCCAGGAATTATATTATGTTCCCCTTTATGAAGCCCATTCTTTGCAAGCtttgaggtgtttttttctccctttatgaGGAAGTTAAAAAATT includes these proteins:
- the LOC125176690 gene encoding glycine N-acyltransferase-like, with the protein product MCKVHILNLSSAISGGDRPKLSLRDLAELTPSEGNFIAWKSALHLFLGTPAKIGVETAFQAKVPSMMFPLQGAQMLQSLERSLKKSLPESLKVYGTVFHMNQGNPFKLKALVDKWPDFNTVVIRPQEQEMTDDLDHYTNTYQIYSKDLKNCQKCLVSPEVINWKQHLQIQSSQPSLNEVIQNLAATKSFQVKQTHCILYMTAETIKKLVPSLLEGKNLSPNRGKPKAICQEMFKPSSLDVTHAALVNKFWHFGGNERSQRFIERCIQNFPTLCLLGPERTPVSWNLMDQTGELRMAGTLPEYRAHGLITQVIYSHSHYLNKLGFPIYSHVDKSNKTMQKVCKKLDHITIPCGWNQWHCVPL